The sequence TCGGTACGTGTGATGCTGACACGAGGAGGCTTGGACACGGGTGCCAAGGCCTCCTACGTGGCTGCTCTAAGCGCGGTTGCAGGAAGGTGGGCAAGGAGATGGGCAGACGGAGAACGGATGCAGATGAAGACCAtctggaaggaaaaggggaaCACGCAGTCTGACGTGGGTCCCCTCCTGGGGGCCGTGCACTCTACGGGGCTCTTCCCACCAGCACAGAACGGAGGATAGCAGACGTCATGCCGACCTGGGTGGAGGCCCTGGTCCtgctctcctgctccttccccttcctcccatcGCTGCAGCCCCCACCTGGCTCTTCCCACCTGCTCCAGCTCCTGGACTTGTTTCTCTCATTCACTCagacctggggtgcctgggggtctcttgaccttggctcaggtcatggcctcagggctgtgggatcgagtcccgcgtggggctccatgctcagcggggagtctgcttctccctccatcccttcccctgctcgtgctggctctcaaacaaaatcattaaaagaaaaaaaaaaaaaccctccgtGTCTTCTGCACTGCACGGGGCAGAGACCACAGACCTGCAAAGCGGCTGGGCCGCCCGGTGTACACTCCCGCGCTCACAGCACTGGCCCTCGGCCCTTGCCCCGGCCCAGGCTCAGGCAGCTGGCCACGGCGGGCGCAGCGCTTGCACGTCAGCAAGGAGCTGACTACAGCCCTCCCGCCTGCACAGCTGCACGTTAACCTGAGGACAGATCTTACACCTAAAATTACCAGGAACGTggtaaaaaggaacagaaatcaatctactttgatattttttcagAACGTGGAATATTTTTGCAGTTAACACAAGTGCTTCCACTGACCTTTCAAAGTGCTAGACTGGAGAAACTCGAGTCTTGCttattttctgatgaaaaaaGTCTGGAGTAAATCATACACCGGAACACAGAATTTCTCCCCCAtggttcagtttttaaaactccCCCCCAAATGACATCAACTCAAGGTTTAAAGCagtgcgcccccccacccccatgctcctGCCGCACCCGGCGCTAGAGGAAGGGCCGTGTTCTACATCCAGGCCGctgagcaggtgagcaggtggCCCTGGGCGGAGATCGCGGCCGTTGGTCGGAGCTCACCTGGGCCCTCGCCGCCAGGAGGAACCAGGTAGAGGGGCCCCACCCCTCACTTTTCCCACAGCGTGAAGTCATTTTAGTAAAAGGGTGAGCGGGACCCACTGGCTTAGTGGACTGCATGATGCTTATCTGGGGGGGAATTCAAGGCCCCCGTGGGGTGGAGAGCtgacttaaaaataatgtcttaagccatctgggtggctcagggggttaagtgtctgccttcagctcaggccacgatctcagggtcccgggatcgagtcccgtgtcgggctccctgctcggcagtgagtctgcttctccctctccctctgcggctTCCCcccgtgtgctctctctcaaataaatacattaaaaatctttttttaaaaattaataaatctagGATAAAGATATGTTGAGATTTTTCCATCATTAGGGGGAATCTGAATACTTGCTCCAGATGTGGTTAAAATGCACGAGGCTCTCATCCCCCACAGCCCCTGCGGTTGTTGTAACTTCAGGAAAATGCTGACGGGGGCTGGCGGGGGGGTCGGAATATAGGAAACCCACCAGTGGTACTGACCTGGGAGGAAAGGGGGTACCTGAGGTCGTGGCTCCAGCAGACCAGGGCCATTTACTCACTCCTCAATACGTGAAGCCTGGGGCAGGCCCGTTTCCGTTGCTGATGCTGGGTCGGGGCTCCAGTCCCTGCCCTGGAAGTCTGCGCCCAGTGGTGCAGACGGAGGGTAAGCGTGCGGTGGGGAGGGCGGCTTGGAGGAGGAGCCACAGGGTAGAGACCAGGGAAGGGCTGTCAAGGCagggggatgggaggtgggcTGTGAGAAGGAACAAGCCGTCCTCCCTCCCTCAGCATGCAGGCGGCCAGGGCCGGGCCTGGGAGGCCAGTGTGGGGGGAGTGGCATCCACGGAGCAGGGCGACAGCAGGGCCGGCCTCCCCTGGGGtgctccctctggctgctgtgctgTGGGCGGACTGGGGGGAGACCAGGCGTGAGACCGCGCTGGCCGATGGTGGGGCCAGCGAGGCCCGTGGACGTACTAGCTCCCTTCTCCGTCTCCCTCCTGCACCTGCAGGCTGGCTGGCCACCCATGTCCACACCCGCGGACAGCGCCCTCGTGGTCACGGTGGACGTGTAGACGCAGCTGTGacacctgagccacctggggatctgCCTGCTTCAGCTCCTTTTCTCGGCCTGTTTGTGCCAATTTGTCACATCACTGTGCTTTGCTGACCCTGCCGTCACAGTCCATGAGGGCAAGGCCGTGCTACCCAACAGGAGAGGGGGGACGCTGGGCACTGGAGAAGCTGGCGCGTCCAGGGTCGGCCATGAGATTAACGGATCAACATCCATCACACACAGAACACAGAACAGGTCACGTACGGACTGGGTGATCCGAGCCCGCTCATGGGCACTACCGAGGCCAACCTGGCCCTCCCACCGAGAGCTGTGCAGCACCTGCCCGTTCCTGGGGATGACACGGTCCCCGGGGCGGCCACGGCCAGCTGCCCACAGTGATGGGGTCCTTGGATTTAGAAGGCATACATCAGACGGGCCAGAGAACACCGAGGCAGGACCGGCAGCCGTGGGGGAGCCGCCCCGGATGTCTCACGAGCTCCGCGTGGTCCTCGTGTGTCCGCAGGGCTGACAAGCACCCGGGGGGCTGCACAGCACCCATGGCCgggctgctgggggcagggggctccccgGCACGGGGTCAGGGCACCCGGTGGTGGTGGACGGCATGTGAGCAGTGAGCGCCCTCTCGTCATAGCTCCTCTGCTGTCCTCCCTGGTTCCACTCTTCCTCCGGCCTGGccctcgcccccccaccccccctgctcAGACCAGTCCCTGCAGACAGAGCTGCCCGGGGCCCCTGCAGCCTGAGGAAGGGCCCCTGAGCTCGGAGTGGGGGTCTCGGCCTGACCGCCCCATGAGCCCACCTGAGCAGAGGGGCAGAACCCAGGGGGCAGGCCGTGCACACAGATGTGACAGGGACATATGGGGTCAGGGCACAGCCTCGGACGCCGGCTGGTGGCCACACGGGGTTTCCCGAGTCGCCTCACACTCTGCCAACAACTCACAGACGTGCTCATGTCTGGTATGAACCCCGTGGCCGCCACCGGCCGGCAGCACCAGGACGGGGAGGATCCTGCGTCCCTGCACTTGACCCTGTGGGACCCCCCGTAAGCAGGGCCCCCTCACGACAGTCATGGCTCCTGCCCCAGACGCCCCCCTTCACCATGGCCGTTCTTTCCAAGTTTTATTACCAACACAGGGAGGGACGAGCGCGTCCACTACGACCGAGCGTCACTACAAGACTCAACCGGACAGAGACGGCAGGCCTGCGCTGGTGCCCGCCCCAGTCTGCCCACCGGGCGAGGGAGGCCGGGCAGCGGGCACACGGCCCCGGAGCCGCCAGAGCCCAGGGTTCTCctcctatttctccttctctttctgctctttttctttcttctctcgcTCCGCTTTCGCTTCTTCCTCCTCGTGGTTCTTGATCAGCTGCTCCACTTCCTTCTGCTTCAGGACCCTGATGACCGTCTTCCCGTTCTCTCTTGTCAGGGTGGCAATCTCCACTGCAAGTGAGTGCAAGCCTACGTTATGGGCGGGCACCTTGCCAACGGCTCCCCAGCCCAGGCGCCCGCTGCCAGCTGTGCCGCTGCTCCCGGGGACacgcgggggggtggggggggggaggctcgCACACGTACGCTCACGCATACTCTCGCACAAGTACTCCTGTGGGAGCTCTCACGTGTCCTGACAGCGACAGAGCACCTTCCATCCTGTGACGTTCCTGTCGACTCTCCTAAGTGTCCTCCTCACCCCCCGCAACCTTCCCACTCGCCCTTTGCCACTGTCACCAACCACTGGCTCTAGCTGGCCGGCCATTAGCTGCGATGACCAGAAGGCACCTCCACGTCCCTGTTGGAGCCCCTGGAGGTACAGTCAGAGTCGCTAACCCGTAATCACATTCATTGTTCACGGACCATTGAAAACTCTTCAAAACATAGGTATAAAAAGATCTTTCCAGGACCAAAGGCAAGAAAAGTAAACTGATACCAAAGGAGGGATTTTTGAGCAGGAGAAACCACAGAGGGCAGTCCGCAAGTAGACTGCATTTTCTAAGGACACCAGGAGCTTAATTATGCTAAACTGAATCAATCTATTAATTTAccacaatttttgaaaaatccttATTTAGAAATACTGTTTTATACGATCACATGACTTACgctaaataaagtatttaaaactgCAAACATGGGATAACATAAGAGACCAGTGGATTCAAAAGAACAGAGAACATCACGACTCCTGCAAAGGTCGTCTCTGGATGAAGTACACCATCACCATCgtatgcaaacacacacacacacacaccaggcggCCGAGGAGCTGGTCAGTTACATACTAAAAGTATCTGCTTCAAACAGGTCAGTGAGCACCGAGAAGACTCTGGCCTAAGTCCTTGCGCTCAGAGGGTAGTATGGGCTTACGGTCAGGCCCAGGACCCCACGAGCCCGCGCATCCTCCCTCAGGAATAGGTTAAGGCCACTCAATCGCTCTCTCACTCAAGTGAGCCAAAGGGAGGAGTGGACACCAATTACCTTTTTCAGCCGAGAGTTTACTCACATCCATGGTCTTGTTTAGGACTTTGATAGCTAAAGCAAGTGCGGACTTCAGAGtcatttctccttctttgtaGTCTTGTTTTAACATCGACACCGCTGCCTATGAAacataaaggagaataaaaaaaagagtttccttTAAATTTCTAGAACATGGATGGGTCAGAATAATAATGGCTGAACCACCGTGGGCACTGTAACCAATACCCACACTTCtaagggcagggagggcagatgGGATGACAAGGGGGTTGTCGCTCTATGAACGGGATCTGTAACCTGACCTCCCCAGGCCTGCAAGGGGCCCATCACATAAGTCAAAGGGTCTGAGAACTAGgatgtaaaaaataattacatccCATTTCCAAAACTTCCCACTGAAAATCAGCACTTCCTTTATTAAAGTTCCTTTATAAACGTAGACAGTAAGTCCCAGTAGTATTAGCAGTGCCTGTGACTTCGTTACCAACAGAAATCCAATGTTTTCACATCACAGTAAGGGTGCGGCAGCTATTCTAGAACAGTTTATACTCATGGCTACTTCAAAATTATGGGGGTTACTAGATCTTTTGGCAGATTTTATAGCAACCCCCAAAATACTCACAGCACTATTGTTTCCGATGCACGTGGCTTTCCATCCTCCATAATTCCCACTAGGGTCACTCTGATAGAGCTGAAAGCCATAGTGCTTGTCCCAGCCGATGTAAAGCAATGAAACACCAAAGGGACGTTTTCCTTTAACAGCAACGACAAACAACGTATCAGCCATCTGAATCCCGTATCACTATGGTTACCTGAGCCCACGAGCAGGACCAAAGCGTCCTCTGTGAAGTTAAGCATTCATAAACTGCTTCGTTTTCTGAACGCCACAGCTAAGCTCCAGCCAAAATTCCACTTTTGTCTCTAGGATTTGGACGCAGccaagaaagagaataaagacaCAGAGGACCAGTGCTGAATTTCATTATTATGTAAAATGCAATTTGTTTCCAGATTTGAAAATGGCATTATGGCCTTCCAGCATCTATTAATAAAACATAGGACAATCTACATAGTGGAAGCCAGTAAATTGGTGAAGCAGGGATTTATGtgaagtattttctcatttcattttcaatttctttttattatctcaaAAAGGTTATGATTCATAAGGTGGTTTAACTTTTTGGAATACAATGTTCAAAAAATTCAGTACCTCCAAACTGTGTATAGGCTTGTTTGATATCACACAGTGCTGTGACCAACTGCTCACAAGGGATTGGTTCCTGATACTGTAATAAATACCTATAATAAAGAAATTGGCATTTTAATAGACTTTTCTCTAAAACACAGACACCCCCTAAGCAAAATACCCTCTGAAAGAGATCTATGCCACAGGGACAACTCCACTGTCACCTGTAATTTGAAAAGGCGGGGAGAGTGTAGCCACAGCCTAATACCCTTAAGGTTTTATagctttggtttaaaaaaactttaattttcaatgaatagactttttaaatgatttagatCTTCACAGTTCTCCTCAGAAACATGGAAACTCACTCATTTATGTATCTTGCTATTTACGACCGTACCTTTGAGCAATGAGCCTCAGTTCATTCGTGAGAACGTTAGCATCAGAAGTTATGCCCGCCACGCTGCAAGCCATGTCCCTGGAGGAGAGGACAGACGTATCTGTAAGCAGGGAGAGGTCTGCCACAGGTGTTCACAAGCACTAAGGTACAAGTGCATTGTCACAAATGCACCACGATGCTCCACAGGAGCTTCACGATGACAGACTTTCAACTTGATGTCATTCCACATGAAAAATAAAGGCTCCCACAAATTCTTCAACAGATGTATTTCTCATTACCACCCTGGGCACAGGCAAGAGACAAGCACTAAAGCAGCTAAAGTGAGCCCAAGACTTGTCAACAGATGGGAAGACAGGCTGCTCCACGTCCTCCAGTATCTGAGCCCAGCGTGATGGGGGTGAAGGGGAGGGACCTGCAGGAAGGGTGTTCTATGAGTCTGCCTGGCAGCCAGGACGAGGCCGGGACCAGGGATCCCAAGGGGTCACCCCAGCGAGCCAGGAGACAGTGGCACTGTGCACAGACAGCACCCCTTGGAATGAGCCTCCCAGGAAGGGCCCGTGCCAGCTGCAAGGTCCTGCACCGCTGACTGGAACAAACGTCCCCGGGTGTACAGGGTTGGCTACACTGTTCCCCGACCTCGGGGAGGCCTGGCGTTTGGGAAGAGTCAGCAGAACTCCACAGAATTCCTGAGTAGCCATTCTGAACAAGGCTCTGAAGCCTGCCACAGGCCACTGTGCGAGTTTATATTCATTATGGTTCAAACTGCCATGACTACTCtagctgagacccagagaagttaaaCAAGCAGCGTAGAATCACACAGCTTCTAAATCAACCCAGATCTGAGTGACGACCAGCCTGGGCTCCTGTCACTTCACGATGTGGGG comes from Canis lupus familiaris isolate Mischka breed German Shepherd chromosome 13, alternate assembly UU_Cfam_GSD_1.0, whole genome shotgun sequence and encodes:
- the PSMA4 gene encoding proteasome subunit alpha type-4; the encoded protein is MSRRYDSRTTIFSPEGRLYQVEYAMEAIGHAGTCLGILANDGVLLAAERRNIHKLLDEVFFSEKIYKLNEDMACSVAGITSDANVLTNELRLIAQRYLLQYQEPIPCEQLVTALCDIKQAYTQFGGKRPFGVSLLYIGWDKHYGFQLYQSDPSGNYGGWKATCIGNNSAAAVSMLKQDYKEGEMTLKSALALAIKVLNKTMDVSKLSAEKVEIATLTRENGKTVIRVLKQKEVEQLIKNHEEEEAKAEREKKEKEQKEKEK